One stretch of Diorhabda carinulata isolate Delta chromosome 5, icDioCari1.1, whole genome shotgun sequence DNA includes these proteins:
- the LOC130894146 gene encoding inositol polyphosphate 5-phosphatase E has product MTMNPKLKRGMKSGFTSFVLPRKPSNKVGVSVTRSQSAKEYGMDVIISEVTNDLAISRRPLSFDVQNKKSISNLHRNNSLSDSNICSDSVQDESVKEKSISHENLLETKGLNSLHLIPISKARQRNFLQGKIGVNSLLGPNELERVCPNREITIFVGTWNMNGHSPPKELNDFVLPISMEHVPDILSFGTQESTSERFEWEASLQETIGPSHLLYHSISLGTLHLATFIRRDLIWYVSIPEESSLSVRPGTAFKTKGAVATSFMLFGTSFLFVTAHLTAHEEKVKERLSDVKKIVHCMDLPKVLPCKNKNQDITQNFDYVFWFGDLNFRLATPRAKVLEWLSKTSFPLPAHLPHGCMHHDQLCSVLADGAAFRGFNEAKITFPPTYKYDPGTQNFDSSSKNRTPAYTDRILYKQKNNRRFSGALENPPLHCLIYDSVPSITTSDHKPVWGVFKAHLRPGLDTIPLAAGLFNREVYLEGLKRRATTNSIKTNTSVCSVQ; this is encoded by the exons atgaccATGAATCCGAAACTGAAAAGGGGCATGAAGTCAGGATTCACTAGTTTCGTTCTTCCACGCAAGCCCTCGAATAAAGTTGGAGTATCAGTTACGAGAAGTCAAAGCGCGAAAGAATACGGAATGGATGTTATTATATCAGAAGTTACCAATGATTTAGCAATTTCGCGACGACCTTTAAGTTTCGACGTCcagaataaaaaatcaataagc aatttacaCAGAAACAACAGTTTATCAGACAGTAACATATGTAGTGATTCAGTACAAGACGAATCTGTTAAAGAGAAATCAATTTcacatgaaaatttattagagaCCAAAG GACTGAATTCCCTACATCTTATTCCGATCAGTAAAGCAAGGCAACGTAATTTTTTACAGGGTAAAATAGGGGTTAATTCGTTATTAGGACCTAATGAATTAGAGAGAGTGTGTCCTAATAGAGAAATAACCATTTTCGTGGGTACTTGGAATATGAATGGTCATTCGCCCCCTAA GGAATTGAACGATTTCGTTTTACCTATAAGTATGGAACACGTCCCCGATATTTTGTCGTTCGGTACCCAAGAATCAACATCTGAACGATTCGAATGGGAAGCTAGTTTACAGGAAACCATCGGACCCTCCCATTTACTTTACCATTCGATTTCTTTGG GGACTCTGCATCTGGCTACGTTTATAAGAAGGGATTTAATTTGGTATGTTTCCATACCAGAGGAATCTAGTTTGTCTGTGCGACCGGGTACTGCGTTTAAAACCAAAGGCGCCGTTGCCACTTCGTTTATGTTATTCGgtacttcttttttatttgttaccGCTCATCTTACCGCGCACGAAGAGAAAGTCAAGGAGAGATTGTCGGATGTTAAGAAAATCGTGCATTGTATGGATTTACCCAAAGTTCTTCcatgcaaaaataaaaatcaag ACATAACCCAAAATTTCGATTACGTTTTTTGGTTCGGCGATTTGAATTTCAGATTGGCTACGCCGAGAGCTAAAGTCTTGGAATGGTTATCTAAGACAAGTTTTCCATTACCGGCTCATCTACCGCACGGTTGTATGCACCACGATCAACTGTGCTCGGTTTTAGCGGACGGAGCGGCTTTTCGCGGTTTCAACGAGGCTAAAATCACATTTCCACCAACTTACAAG TACGATCCAGGAACGCAAAATTTCGATTCGTCGTCTAAAAATCGAACGCCAGCTTATACGGATCGAATATTGTATAAACAGAAGAATAACAGGAGGTTTAGCGGGGCGCTCGAAAATCCCCCGTTACATTGTTTAATATATGATTCAGTTCCATCTATAACGACTTCAGATCATAAACCAGTGTGGGGAGTCTTTAAGGCACATCTAAGACCTGGTTTAGACAC